One Littorina saxatilis isolate snail1 linkage group LG14, US_GU_Lsax_2.0, whole genome shotgun sequence genomic region harbors:
- the LOC138947479 gene encoding E3 ubiquitin-protein ligase TRIM33-like — MATASLSVEADEMECSVCHEHFKEPKVLPCGHVLCRHCLLTWLQSQAEALCPLCRCYIKEEKDEKSGTSLADIADSFLTDRAMAALVEAHRLLSEQHVCCVCVNVAAVSMCMDCGDKFCQQCTTLHTRQSATKLHSVEQLTSLTEEKTAANHRRACAVHPDKLTEVFCPPHGVSVCWRCAATVHRQCPDVKDLEERVAEARRTLRELKTILTARETEVGRDITRLDQQLIDIDKLTQAAIADLAATFDRIEAAVKASRRRLNDLIVKTSSDEKRMVSDAKNIRLGQRGKLTFHKRLVTRSEATVTRDDVTDMTPEMKTLVKDLDRRISLQAKVKVASGIQFVINPEELAHIEKAMSELVKVKVISADDGATARAFCFHDNHGKNILLSDDQQTAEYRGDLGGGGIVMSRDPMEVNKLYEVQITKRDTDEGWSLAVGVVTSSPDSLTVPGKAWSWESAVVVYGDHFFDYGNKTSTGIGQTLWNLQADNRVGVSVDSYRRLHLHVNGDDQGVVPCRSLPDQCWAMLELNRANIEITSLPVPNLSKRALSTQHYTKEVAPC, encoded by the exons ATGGCGACTGCGTCACTTTCGGTAGAGGCCGATGAAATGGAGTGCAGTGTTTGTCACGAACACTTCAAGGAACCCAAGGTTCTTCCCTGCGGTCACGTGCTGTGCCGCCATTGTCTGTTGACATGGTTACAGTCACAAGCCGAGGCGCTGTGTCCGCTCTGTCGCTGTTAtatcaaagaagagaaagacgaaAAAAGTGGGACAAGTCTGGCAGACATTGCAGACAGTTTCCTGACAGACAGGGCAATGGCGGCGCTGGTAGAGGCCCACCGTCTTCTGTCCGAGCAGcacgtgtgttgtgtttgtgtcaaCGTGGCCGCCGTCTCCATGTGCATGGACTGTGGAGACAAGTTCTGCCAGCAGTGCACGACGCTACACACGAGACAGTCGGCAACCAAACTGCACAGCGTGGAACAGCTGACTTCCCTGACGGAGGAAAAAACGGCTGCCAACCATCGCCGAGCATGCGCAGTCCATCCTGACAAACTTACGGAAGTGTTCTGTCCCCCGCACGGCGTGTCCGTTTGCTGGCGTTGTGCAGCGACCGTTCACCGTCAGTGCCCGGATGTGAAAGATCTGGAGGAAAGAGTCGCGGAGGCCCGGAGAACACTCAGAGAGCTTAAGACAATCCTGACTGCCCGAGAGACAGAGGTGGGGCGAGACATCACACGTTTGGATCAGCAGCTGATAGACATAGACAAGCTCACACAGGCTGCCATTGCTGATCTAGCGGCGACCTTTGACCGCATTGAGGCAGCCGTGAAGGCAAGTCGCCGTCGTCTGAACGACCTGATTGTCAAGACGAGCTCTGACGAGAAGCGGATGGTGAGTGACGCCAAGAACATCCGGTTAGGTCAACGAGGGAAGCTCACGTTTCACAAACGTTTGGTGACACGATCCGAAGCAACCGTAACTCGAGATGACGTCACCGACATGACCCCTGAGATGAAGACGCTTGTCAAGGACCTTGACCGCAGAATCTCCTTGCAGGCCAAAGTCAAGGTCGCGTCAGGAATTCAGTTTGTGATCAACCCGGAAGAGTTAGCCCATATAGAGAAAGCAATGTCGGAACTGGTAAAAGTGAAAGTCATTTCTGCCGATGATGGCGCTACTGCAAGG GCCTTTTGTTTCCATGACAACCACGGGAAGAACATCTTGCTGAGTGACGACCAGCAGACAGCAGAGTATCGGGGCGATCTCGGTGGTGGAGGTATCGTCATGTCACGTGACCCCATGGAGGTCAACAAGCTGTATGAg GTCCAAATAACGAAAAGAGATACAGATGAAGGGTGGTCACTAGCGGTGGGAGTGGTGACGTCATCACCTGACAGCCTGACAGTGCCTGGCAAGGCCTGGAGCTGGGAGAGTGCTGTGGTTGTCTATGGTGATCACTTCTTCGACTATGGTAATAAG ACCAGCACTGGCATAGGACAGACCTTGTGGAACTTACAAGCAGACAACCGTGTTGGAGTGAGCGTTGACAGCTACAGACGTCTCCATCTCCACGTCAACGGTGATGACCAGGGAGTTGTCCCCTGTCGGTCACTGCCTGACCAGTGCTGGGCCATGTTGGAGTTGAATCGTGCGAACATAGAG ATTACCTCCCTTCCAGTGCCCAACTTGTCAAAGAGGGCGCTTTCTACGCAACATTACACCAAAGAGGTTGCTCCTTGCTGA